A genome region from Clostridium pasteurianum includes the following:
- a CDS encoding M16 family metallopeptidase — MKRIQLKNGITVIYEYRKSDLTSFCFGFKAGASVENEDEYGIAHTVEHCIFKGTTTRSEAQINKEFDEIFGFNNAMTNFPYVVYYGTTLARDFERAFELYSDIILNPTFKEDGFEEEKSVIIEELKEWKDDKQQFCEDELLKNSFSKIRIKECIIGNEENIKKFTREKLKDFYNKYYTGDNCVISVVTSINEEKVVSIISKYMNSLKKAVSKIKDYEYEENKSGVFTEKREVKGAVLQYLFPIYKLNYDEIKALRAFNFIFGEGTSSMLYDKIRTKYGLAYDVYSKISNEGGIKLFYIGLGTAAENYNKGIEVVNDVIEESKNLKGNFFKDKLLKIEKGISLKRTLKLERSINLAVNFAVYEVMYGKAEDVYNEIKDISLLDEEFIVETARKVLVNPSIQIVKPNN; from the coding sequence GTGAAAAGGATACAGCTAAAAAATGGAATAACAGTTATATATGAATATAGAAAAAGTGATTTAACGTCATTTTGCTTTGGGTTTAAAGCCGGAGCATCTGTTGAAAATGAAGATGAATATGGTATTGCGCATACTGTTGAACACTGCATATTTAAAGGAACCACCACGAGGAGTGAAGCCCAAATAAATAAAGAATTTGATGAAATATTTGGATTTAATAATGCAATGACTAATTTCCCCTATGTTGTGTATTATGGAACCACTCTTGCACGTGATTTTGAGAGGGCTTTTGAACTTTACAGTGATATAATATTAAATCCAACCTTTAAGGAAGATGGATTTGAAGAAGAAAAGTCTGTAATCATTGAAGAACTCAAGGAATGGAAGGATGATAAGCAGCAGTTTTGTGAAGATGAGCTTTTAAAAAATTCTTTCTCTAAAATTAGAATAAAAGAGTGCATAATAGGCAATGAAGAGAATATTAAAAAATTTACTAGAGAAAAACTTAAGGATTTTTATAATAAATATTATACAGGAGATAATTGTGTAATAAGTGTAGTTACGTCTATTAATGAAGAGAAAGTAGTAAGTATTATTTCTAAATATATGAATTCCTTAAAAAAGGCCGTAAGTAAGATTAAGGACTACGAATATGAGGAAAATAAATCCGGAGTTTTCACTGAGAAACGTGAAGTTAAAGGTGCAGTCTTGCAGTACTTATTCCCAATATATAAATTAAACTATGATGAAATAAAGGCGTTAAGGGCATTTAATTTTATATTTGGAGAGGGAACAAGTTCCATGCTCTATGATAAAATAAGAACTAAATATGGACTGGCATATGATGTATATAGTAAAATAAGTAATGAAGGTGGAATAAAATTATTTTATATAGGTTTAGGAACTGCTGCCGAAAATTACAATAAAGGTATTGAAGTTGTAAATGATGTTATTGAGGAAAGCAAGAACCTTAAAGGAAACTTTTTTAAGGATAAACTTTTAAAAATAGAAAAGGGAATTTCCTTAAAAAGAACACTTAAACTTGAAAGATCTATTAATCTGGCAGTTAATTTTGCAGTTTATGAAGTAATGTATGGAAAAGCAGAGGATGTATATAATGAGATAAAAGATATTTCTCTTCTAGATGAAGAATTTATAGTTGAAACTGCGAGAAAGGTTTTAGTAAATCCATCTATTCAAATAGTTAAACCTAATAATTAA
- a CDS encoding DNA gyrase/topoisomerase IV subunit B produces MDKSKNNESYDVTALTSLEKLEPVRIRPGMYIGSTGTKGLHHCIWEILDNAIDELTNGFGDVAKVILNKDKSATIIDNGRGIPTGIHPVKKKSGVEMVYTELHTGGKFNNKNYKTSGGLHGVGAAVVNALSEWTEVEVYQNGYIYRQRFEYAYDKELKRNMPGTPVTPIEKIGKTDKQGTKVTFKPDSKVFTTVDFKFDIIDERLKEISFQNKGITLILEDNRGEEPIVKKYHSERGLLDFIDYLNESKTVIHKNPILFDGEREINGIKLYGEVCIQFTDSTTEYIASYVNNIPTTEAGTHEAGFKTGMTRAFKEWAKKLGILKEKDKEFEGNDVREGMTAIIKVKLTNPVFEGQTKTKLGNNEAYTMMNDLSYSGFSEWIEDNKDLASMIMKNAVSAATRREKIKKINEAEKKKVGKGTSPLAGKIAVCTLKDPSLCEFIIVEGDSAGGSAKQARDRRFQSIMPSKGKIMNTEKQKLENVLGSEELKIFNTAVGTGILDNYNEDDLRYNKIIIMSDADVDGYHIRTLWMTYIYRYMRQLISNEHLYIALPPLYKVYKNSKKGEVVKYAYSDEQLDNAKKDVGRGYLIQRYKGLGEMNPDQLWETTLDPEKRTLQMVTIEDAAKAEKMVSLLMGDVVEPRKNYMYKYAEF; encoded by the coding sequence ATGGATAAAAGTAAAAATAATGAAAGCTATGATGTAACGGCCCTTACTTCTTTAGAGAAGTTAGAACCTGTAAGAATAAGACCGGGTATGTACATAGGTTCTACAGGAACTAAGGGATTGCACCATTGCATATGGGAAATATTGGATAATGCCATAGACGAGCTTACCAACGGCTTTGGAGATGTGGCTAAGGTAATACTAAATAAGGATAAAAGTGCTACTATAATAGATAATGGAAGAGGAATTCCAACTGGAATACACCCTGTGAAGAAAAAATCTGGAGTTGAAATGGTATATACAGAACTTCATACAGGTGGAAAATTTAATAATAAAAATTATAAGACATCTGGAGGACTTCATGGTGTAGGTGCAGCTGTTGTAAATGCTCTTTCAGAATGGACTGAAGTTGAAGTATATCAAAATGGGTACATATATAGACAGAGATTTGAATATGCCTACGATAAAGAGTTAAAGAGAAATATGCCAGGTACTCCGGTAACACCTATAGAGAAGATAGGTAAAACTGATAAGCAGGGGACAAAAGTTACTTTTAAACCTGACAGTAAAGTGTTTACAACAGTAGACTTTAAATTTGATATTATAGATGAAAGACTTAAAGAAATTTCATTTCAAAATAAGGGAATAACTTTAATTTTAGAAGATAACAGAGGAGAAGAACCTATTGTAAAAAAATATCATTCAGAAAGAGGACTTCTTGATTTTATAGATTATCTCAATGAAAGTAAAACAGTTATTCATAAGAATCCAATACTCTTTGATGGAGAGAGAGAAATTAATGGAATTAAACTTTATGGTGAAGTATGCATTCAATTTACAGATTCTACAACTGAGTATATTGCAAGTTATGTAAATAACATACCTACAACAGAGGCTGGCACTCATGAAGCTGGATTTAAGACAGGGATGACAAGAGCCTTTAAAGAATGGGCCAAGAAGCTTGGAATTTTAAAGGAAAAAGATAAGGAATTTGAAGGTAATGATGTAAGAGAAGGTATGACTGCAATAATTAAAGTAAAGCTTACTAATCCGGTTTTTGAGGGACAAACTAAGACAAAACTTGGAAATAATGAAGCTTATACTATGATGAATGACTTATCATATTCTGGTTTTTCTGAATGGATTGAGGACAATAAGGATTTAGCTTCAATGATTATGAAAAATGCTGTAAGTGCAGCTACAAGACGTGAGAAAATAAAAAAGATAAATGAAGCAGAAAAAAAGAAAGTAGGTAAGGGAACTTCCCCTTTAGCTGGTAAAATTGCAGTTTGTACTCTTAAAGATCCATCTTTATGTGAATTTATAATAGTTGAGGGAGATTCAGCAGGAGGAAGTGCAAAGCAGGCAAGAGATAGAAGATTTCAGAGCATAATGCCTTCAAAGGGTAAAATAATGAATACTGAAAAGCAAAAGCTTGAAAATGTTCTTGGAAGTGAAGAACTTAAGATATTCAACACAGCTGTTGGAACGGGGATACTTGATAATTATAATGAAGATGATTTAAGATATAATAAGATTATAATAATGAGTGATGCAGATGTAGATGGATATCATATAAGGACTTTATGGATGACGTATATATATAGATATATGCGACAGCTTATTTCTAATGAGCATCTTTATATAGCACTTCCACCTTTATATAAGGTTTATAAAAATTCTAAAAAAGGTGAAGTTGTAAAATATGCCTATAGTGATGAGCAGCTTGATAATGCAAAAAAGGATGTTGGAAGAGGTTACCTCATTCAAAGATATAAAGGACTTGGAGAAATGAATCCAGATCAGCTCTGGGAGACAACTTTAGATCCAGAAAAAAGAACTCTTCAAATGGTTACTATAGAAGATGCAGCAAAGGCTGAAAAAATGGTATCTTTACTCATGGGTGATGTAGTTGAACCTAGAAAAAATTATATGTATAAATATGCTGAATTTTAA
- the hydE gene encoding [FeFe] hydrogenase H-cluster radical SAM maturase HydE, protein MDNIMNLINKAEVTHNLTKSELVALLKDDSHKDELFKAADRVRKKYVGDEVHLRGIIEFSNICKRNCMYCGLRRDNKNIKRYRLKPDEIIEIASDAKQYGYKTLVLQSGEDEYYTVPRLQYIVSKIKKFDMAITLSIGEKTFEEYAAYKKVGADRYLIRIETTDKELYEKLDPGMSHENRKECLRNLGKLGYEVGSGCLIGLPGQTMESIAEDILFFKQINADMIGVGPFIPNEDTPLGKEKGGDFFLSIKVTALTRLLLPDINIPGTTAMESLYPNGRSIALTSGANVVMPNVTEGIYRKLYALYPGKICVNDTPGHCRKCISLKINKLGRTVSDTKGFRKRTCY, encoded by the coding sequence ATGGATAATATAATGAATTTAATTAATAAAGCTGAGGTAACACACAATTTAACAAAGAGTGAATTGGTAGCTTTATTGAAAGATGATAGTCATAAAGATGAACTTTTTAAGGCAGCAGATAGAGTTAGAAAAAAGTATGTTGGCGATGAAGTTCATTTAAGAGGAATTATTGAATTTTCTAATATATGCAAAAGAAATTGTATGTATTGCGGTTTAAGACGCGATAATAAAAATATAAAAAGGTACAGGCTTAAACCTGATGAAATAATAGAAATTGCTTCCGATGCAAAACAATATGGTTATAAAACACTAGTGCTTCAATCAGGCGAGGATGAATACTATACAGTGCCTAGGCTCCAATATATAGTAAGTAAAATTAAAAAATTTGATATGGCCATTACTTTAAGTATAGGAGAAAAGACTTTTGAAGAATATGCAGCTTATAAAAAGGTAGGGGCAGACAGATATTTAATCAGGATAGAAACTACAGATAAAGAGCTTTATGAAAAGTTAGATCCTGGCATGAGCCATGAAAATAGAAAAGAATGTCTTAGGAATTTGGGCAAGCTTGGATATGAAGTGGGTTCTGGATGCCTTATAGGACTTCCGGGTCAGACAATGGAATCCATAGCAGAGGATATACTTTTCTTTAAGCAAATAAATGCTGACATGATTGGAGTTGGTCCTTTTATACCAAACGAAGATACACCTCTTGGAAAAGAGAAGGGTGGAGATTTCTTTTTAAGTATAAAGGTTACTGCACTTACTAGACTGCTTCTTCCAGATATAAATATTCCAGGCACAACAGCTATGGAGTCACTTTACCCTAATGGCAGATCCATAGCTCTTACAAGTGGTGCAAATGTTGTAATGCCTAATGTTACAGAGGGAATATACAGAAAGCTTTATGCACTCTACCCAGGGAAGATATGTGTCAATGATACTCCAGGTCACTGTAGAAAATGTATATCACTAAAAATAAATAAACTTGGGAGGACGGTTTCAGACACGAAAGGATTTAGAAAAAGAACATGTTATTAA
- a CDS encoding pyridoxamine 5'-phosphate oxidase family protein, whose amino-acid sequence MFKKMRREDRKINNDDTVEILKNNAYGVLSTVNEDGYPYGVPVSYVFFDDSIYFHCAVEGHKVDNILSNNKVSFCVIGQTKILPKEFSTNYESVIVFGKATEVYDNEKNKALLEIINKYSAEYIEQGKEYIERASKTVKVIKISIEHMTGKSRR is encoded by the coding sequence ATGTTTAAGAAAATGAGAAGAGAAGATAGAAAGATTAATAATGACGATACTGTAGAAATTTTAAAGAACAATGCTTATGGTGTTTTATCAACTGTAAATGAAGATGGATATCCTTATGGTGTGCCAGTAAGTTATGTCTTTTTTGATGATTCAATATATTTTCATTGTGCTGTTGAAGGACATAAAGTAGATAATATATTAAGTAATAATAAAGTATCTTTCTGTGTGATTGGACAAACCAAAATTTTACCTAAAGAGTTTAGTACAAACTATGAGAGTGTAATCGTGTTTGGAAAGGCAACTGAGGTTTATGATAATGAAAAAAATAAAGCTTTATTAGAAATAATAAATAAATATTCAGCAGAATACATTGAACAAGGAAAAGAATATATTGAAAGGGCAAGTAAGACTGTTAAGGTAATAAAAATCAGCATAGAACATATGACAGGAAAATCAAGGAGATAA
- a CDS encoding MtnX-like HAD-IB family phosphatase, which translates to MKKFVFVSDFDGTISKKDFYMIISDKYLKDELKDLYRDWRNSKIKDVDYLGYVFSHIGRNEKEILQDILTISLDPYIKEFIKNIKENGGDFVVVSAGTNYYIDRIFEHEGIKDIKIYSNRSVFKDNGLHFELDPKDEFYSEFYGIDKGKVIKKLRGEYKKIFYAGDSNPDVAPALLADVVFAKSNLCSLLKAQNREFIQFSDFHEIWLNVEKYLKEWKI; encoded by the coding sequence ATGAAAAAATTTGTATTCGTATCTGATTTTGACGGAACCATAAGTAAAAAGGACTTTTATATGATAATATCTGACAAATATCTAAAAGATGAATTAAAGGATTTATACAGAGACTGGAGAAATTCAAAAATAAAAGATGTAGATTATTTGGGATATGTATTTAGCCATATAGGAAGAAATGAAAAGGAAATACTTCAAGATATACTTACTATATCATTAGATCCTTACATAAAAGAATTTATAAAAAATATAAAAGAAAACGGTGGAGATTTTGTAGTGGTAAGTGCGGGAACTAATTATTATATTGATAGGATTTTCGAGCATGAGGGTATAAAGGACATAAAAATATATTCTAATAGAAGCGTATTTAAGGATAATGGGCTTCACTTTGAGCTTGATCCTAAAGATGAATTCTATTCTGAATTTTATGGAATAGATAAGGGTAAAGTAATAAAGAAACTTAGAGGGGAATATAAAAAGATTTTTTATGCAGGAGACAGCAATCCAGATGTAGCTCCAGCATTATTAGCTGATGTGGTTTTTGCAAAAAGTAATCTTTGCTCTCTTCTGAAAGCTCAAAACAGGGAATTTATACAATTCAGTGATTTTCATGAAATTTGGCTCAATGTAGAAAAATATCTAAAGGAGTGGAAAATTTGA
- a CDS encoding GNAT family N-acetyltransferase, translating into MMNYRKADMKDIPLLVSIRKKQLIDEGIEPNIDIDKELTRYFNNKLANNLLVEWIAEENNQIIATAAIAFIDFPPTYTNKTGRKGYITNMYTELTSRGKGIATGMLDRLVNEAKERNIHKICLVASKLGRPVYKKYGFQDTDEWLELNL; encoded by the coding sequence ATGATGAATTATAGAAAAGCAGATATGAAAGACATACCTTTACTTGTGAGTATTAGAAAGAAGCAACTCATTGATGAAGGTATAGAGCCCAATATTGATATTGATAAGGAATTGACGAGATATTTTAATAACAAACTGGCTAATAATTTATTGGTTGAATGGATTGCAGAAGAAAATAACCAAATTATAGCTACAGCTGCTATTGCATTTATTGATTTTCCACCAACATATACTAATAAAACTGGAAGAAAAGGTTATATAACTAATATGTATACAGAACTGACTTCTCGTGGTAAGGGTATAGCTACAGGAATGTTAGATAGGTTAGTAAATGAAGCAAAGGAACGAAACATTCATAAGATTTGTTTAGTAGCATCAAAACTTGGAAGACCTGTCTATAAAAAATATGGATTTCAAGATACAGATGAATGGTTGGAATTGAATTTATAA
- a CDS encoding DJ-1 family glyoxalase III, producing the protein MKIILFLADGFEEIEALTVVDVLRRADIICDTCSLNGKSVVGAHKIKVEADKTIDAIKLDEYAGLVLPGGMPGAENLRQSTFVIDAVKKFNDENKLVAAICAAPIVLGKAKVLDSKNATSYPGYENEMGKCNYIEKITVEDNNIVTSRGPATAIYFGLKLVQKLKGKEVADKLKDGMMLNFVEKNIL; encoded by the coding sequence ATGAAGATTATATTGTTTTTAGCAGATGGCTTTGAAGAAATAGAGGCACTTACAGTTGTTGATGTTCTCAGAAGGGCAGACATAATTTGCGATACATGTTCTCTTAATGGGAAAAGTGTAGTAGGAGCTCACAAGATTAAAGTTGAAGCAGATAAGACAATAGATGCTATAAAGCTTGATGAATACGCAGGTCTTGTTCTCCCAGGTGGTATGCCCGGTGCTGAAAATTTAAGACAGAGTACTTTTGTAATAGATGCCGTTAAAAAATTCAATGATGAAAATAAACTTGTGGCAGCTATATGTGCAGCACCTATAGTTCTGGGAAAAGCAAAAGTTCTTGATTCTAAAAATGCTACTTCTTATCCTGGGTATGAAAATGAAATGGGAAAATGTAATTATATTGAGAAAATAACTGTAGAGGATAATAACATAGTAACCAGTAGAGGCCCTGCAACAGCTATATATTTTGGCCTAAAGTTAGTACAAAAATTAAAAGGAAAAGAAGTAGCAGATAAGCTTAAAGATGGTATGATGCTCAATTTTGTTGAGAAAAATATTTTATAA
- a CDS encoding iron-containing alcohol dehydrogenase family protein: protein MKIISHRIAIPLILEVGKQNIDNIGQIISKVNFKTIAIYFGEGIYELFGKRIVESINNAGIEVKNTGTVKSIDFQEIGSMAFEISSDVTALIAVGGGKAIDAVKYMAFLRKLPFISVPTSTSNDGFASPVASLMINGRRTSVPAKTPEGIIVDIDVIKGAPEKFIYSGIGDLVSNITALYDWRFEEENKKSHMDDFAVMISKKSVNSFVRTEFKSIKDDLFLKELVDSLTMNGIAMEIAGNSSPASGSEHLISHALDKFLPVPNLHGIQVGIATYIMCIVQNHREARIRKILKDTGFFDYVKGLNMKKSDFKKAISMGHLIKPARYTYLHVEKNIEYAKYVVDNDEILKDILE, encoded by the coding sequence TTGAAAATAATATCTCATAGAATAGCAATTCCTTTAATACTAGAAGTTGGAAAGCAAAATATAGATAATATAGGTCAAATAATAAGTAAGGTTAATTTTAAAACCATTGCAATTTATTTTGGAGAGGGAATATATGAACTTTTCGGAAAGAGAATTGTAGAATCCATAAATAATGCAGGCATAGAAGTTAAAAATACAGGTACGGTTAAGAGTATAGATTTTCAGGAAATTGGCAGTATGGCTTTTGAAATTTCCAGTGATGTAACTGCTCTAATAGCTGTAGGCGGCGGGAAAGCTATAGATGCTGTTAAATATATGGCTTTTTTAAGAAAACTTCCTTTTATAAGTGTTCCTACATCAACCTCTAATGATGGTTTTGCGAGTCCTGTTGCATCACTCATGATAAATGGCAGGAGAACTTCTGTTCCAGCTAAGACTCCTGAAGGAATAATAGTAGATATAGACGTAATAAAAGGTGCACCAGAGAAGTTTATATACTCGGGAATTGGTGATCTTGTATCAAATATAACAGCTCTTTATGATTGGAGATTTGAAGAGGAAAATAAAAAGTCTCATATGGATGATTTTGCAGTCATGATATCTAAGAAATCAGTAAATAGTTTTGTTAGAACTGAATTTAAAAGTATTAAGGATGATTTATTTTTAAAAGAACTTGTGGATTCACTTACAATGAATGGCATAGCCATGGAAATAGCAGGCAATAGTTCTCCAGCAAGTGGATCTGAACATTTGATATCTCATGCACTTGATAAGTTTTTACCTGTACCTAACCTTCACGGGATTCAAGTTGGCATTGCAACTTATATAATGTGTATAGTTCAAAATCATAGGGAAGCAAGAATAAGAAAAATTTTAAAGGACACAGGATTTTTTGATTATGTAAAGGGGCTTAATATGAAAAAGAGCGATTTTAAGAAAGCTATTTCCATGGGACACCTCATAAAACCCGCTAGATATACCTATTTGCATGTTGAAAAGAATATTGAATATGCTAAATATGTTGTAGATAATGATGAAATATTAAAAGACATATTGGAATAA
- a CDS encoding DUF3795 domain-containing protein, with amino-acid sequence MDKQMIGMCGTYCGVCEWKEKTNCPGCQACHGKPFWGECSIAKCSINNEYNHCGHCPSLPCDKLQDAFKDAEHGDNGERLINLKNWAKGKETYLKIRTLKIDEE; translated from the coding sequence ATGGATAAGCAAATGATTGGAATGTGTGGTACTTATTGTGGAGTGTGTGAATGGAAGGAAAAAACAAATTGTCCTGGCTGTCAAGCCTGTCATGGTAAGCCGTTTTGGGGAGAATGCTCAATTGCTAAATGTTCAATTAATAATGAATATAATCATTGTGGACATTGTCCAAGCTTACCATGTGATAAACTGCAGGATGCTTTCAAGGATGCAGAACATGGTGATAATGGTGAACGACTAATAAATTTGAAAAATTGGGCAAAGGGTAAGGAAACTTATTTAAAAATAAGAACGCTAAAGATAGATGAAGAGTGA
- a CDS encoding DNA topoisomerase IV subunit A, protein MAKKINIPKDNNIIKIPLEEAMPENYLPYAVEVAKDRALPDVRDGLKPVHRRILYGAYMLKAFPDRPYYKSARIVGDILGKYHPHGDSSVYESMVILAQNFTTRHPLIDGHGNWGSVDGDSAAAMRYTEARLTPIALEMINDIDKDVVDMVDNYSGSEKEPSVLPAAYPNLLVNGAFGIAVGLSTNIPPHNLREVISAVLKYIDNNDITVKELMKYIKGPDLPTGGIIIGKNSLLGAYETGEGKVTLRAKTKIEKLENGRLAIVISEFPYRRNKAKILQTISEMTADKKHSKILESISDIRDESDRHGIRGVIEFKKSADEDSVNKILKYLFKKTELQCNVNFNMVALADGKPETMNLKTIIKYYVEHRKDIVTRRTKYNLSVAKKRFNIVEGFIKAIDIMDDIIKTIRASKSKKDSEENLINKFGFNSEQATAIVELMLYKLTGLEIETFKKEYRELKKLIDKFEKILNDERELLKVVKKELEEVSKKYGEDRRTKIVEDDSKAKIDAEDFTVVEDIVITMSNEGYIKSLPKKTYLRSNSDVNDIEYREGDFNRFLVESNTTHNLLIFTDAGNMYKIKGNNIPEYKWKEKGEKLDSIIRGLDLNKEKVLNVYSVSDMNEQKDVMFITNKGNIKKTNLDKFDTIYSKVMALKLKKDEKLVRVEMLPRIREEAFIKIHTEKGLKFVLREPIIEELDRNKTGYQFVNIPSKDRIVSAEFETNAEYRIFYIKVSNKGVVKTKDSRSQNYIETNTSSRLLIFMDDGKVINIPAYLFSSLDNDTIELSELYDEIDSASKIIQTVSLEEFPEDKFLYFFSNRGFVKKTKLSEFKDSTGSEICYKLRNKYDMLVNVDISENDEEDEIILITKKAVGIRFKASSVSSMGKVASGVTGISLNEEDSTQYGFVMRKNLNKIIIKSKLKDKIEVNIDDIKPQNRGGKGKNLTTLLMTDFVDEIKIK, encoded by the coding sequence ATGGCAAAGAAAATTAACATACCTAAAGATAATAACATTATAAAAATACCTCTTGAAGAAGCTATGCCTGAGAATTATCTGCCATATGCTGTTGAAGTTGCTAAGGATAGAGCACTTCCAGATGTAAGAGATGGACTGAAACCTGTTCATAGAAGAATTTTATATGGTGCATATATGTTAAAGGCATTTCCCGATAGACCTTATTATAAGTCTGCTAGAATAGTCGGAGATATTTTAGGAAAGTATCATCCGCACGGAGATTCATCGGTTTATGAGTCAATGGTTATCCTTGCACAGAATTTTACGACAAGGCATCCACTTATCGATGGTCATGGAAACTGGGGAAGTGTAGATGGAGATAGTGCTGCTGCCATGCGTTATACAGAAGCGAGATTAACACCTATAGCACTAGAAATGATAAATGATATTGATAAAGATGTAGTTGACATGGTAGATAATTATTCCGGATCAGAAAAAGAGCCTTCGGTACTTCCTGCTGCATATCCTAACCTTCTTGTAAATGGTGCCTTTGGAATAGCTGTTGGTTTATCTACCAATATACCTCCACATAATTTGCGGGAGGTAATAAGTGCTGTTCTAAAATATATAGACAATAATGATATAACAGTTAAAGAACTTATGAAATATATTAAAGGACCAGACCTTCCTACAGGAGGAATAATAATAGGGAAAAATTCTCTTCTTGGTGCTTATGAAACAGGTGAGGGAAAGGTAACTTTAAGAGCTAAAACTAAAATAGAAAAGCTTGAAAATGGACGACTTGCTATAGTAATAAGTGAGTTTCCTTACAGGAGAAATAAAGCAAAAATACTTCAGACAATTTCTGAAATGACAGCAGATAAAAAGCATTCCAAAATTCTCGAAAGCATTTCTGATATAAGGGATGAATCCGATAGACATGGAATTCGTGGAGTAATAGAATTTAAAAAATCGGCTGATGAAGACTCAGTGAATAAGATTCTTAAATATCTCTTTAAAAAGACTGAACTCCAATGTAATGTTAATTTTAATATGGTGGCGCTTGCTGATGGAAAGCCTGAAACCATGAATCTTAAGACAATTATAAAGTATTATGTTGAGCATAGAAAAGATATAGTAACAAGAAGAACTAAATACAATTTAAGTGTTGCTAAAAAGAGGTTTAACATAGTTGAGGGTTTTATAAAGGCAATAGACATAATGGATGATATTATAAAAACTATAAGAGCTTCTAAATCAAAAAAGGATTCAGAGGAAAATCTTATAAATAAATTTGGTTTCAACAGTGAGCAAGCAACAGCTATTGTTGAACTTATGCTTTATAAGTTAACTGGACTTGAAATAGAAACTTTTAAAAAAGAGTATAGGGAATTAAAAAAATTGATTGATAAGTTTGAAAAAATATTAAATGATGAAAGAGAACTCCTTAAGGTTGTAAAAAAGGAGCTTGAAGAAGTAAGCAAAAAGTACGGTGAAGATAGGCGTACTAAAATTGTGGAAGATGACAGTAAAGCTAAAATTGATGCTGAGGATTTCACTGTTGTAGAGGATATAGTAATTACTATGTCGAATGAAGGTTACATAAAAAGTTTGCCTAAGAAAACATATTTAAGATCAAATTCTGATGTAAATGATATAGAATACAGAGAAGGCGATTTCAATAGATTTTTAGTAGAATCTAATACGACACATAATTTGCTTATATTTACAGATGCAGGCAATATGTATAAGATTAAAGGAAATAACATACCAGAATACAAGTGGAAAGAAAAGGGCGAAAAGCTTGATAGTATTATAAGAGGTCTTGATTTAAACAAAGAAAAAGTTTTAAATGTATATTCTGTAAGTGATATGAATGAACAGAAGGATGTTATGTTTATAACTAATAAGGGCAATATAAAGAAAACAAACCTTGATAAATTTGATACTATATATTCAAAGGTAATGGCGCTTAAGCTTAAAAAGGATGAAAAACTTGTAAGAGTAGAGATGCTGCCAAGGATAAGGGAAGAAGCATTCATAAAAATTCACACAGAAAAAGGTCTTAAATTTGTTCTTAGGGAGCCTATAATAGAAGAACTTGATAGAAACAAAACTGGATATCAATTTGTAAATATACCATCTAAGGACAGAATAGTTTCAGCTGAGTTTGAAACAAATGCTGAGTACAGAATTTTTTACATTAAGGTAAGTAATAAAGGTGTAGTTAAAACTAAGGATTCAAGGTCTCAAAATTATATAGAAACAAACACATCAAGTAGACTTCTTATATTTATGGATGATGGAAAAGTAATTAATATTCCTGCATATCTATTTAGCAGCTTAGATAATGATACAATAGAATTATCTGAACTTTACGATGAGATTGATTCAGCATCTAAGATTATACAGACTGTATCATTAGAAGAGTTTCCGGAAGATAAGTTCCTGTATTTTTTCAGCAATAGAGGATTTGTAAAGAAGACTAAATTAAGTGAATTTAAGGACAGCACTGGAAGTGAGATATGCTACAAATTGAGGAATAAATATGATATGCTTGTTAATGTAGATATTTCTGAAAATGATGAAGAGGATGAAATAATACTCATAACTAAAAAAGCAGTGGGAATAAGATTTAAAGCATCTTCTGTAAGCTCAATGGGTAAGGTAGCTTCTGGTGTTACGGGAATAAGCCTAAATGAAGAAGATAGCACTCAATATGGATTTGTAATGAGGAAAAATCTAAACAAAATAATAATTAAATCGAAACTTAAAGATAAAATTGAAGTGAATATTGATGATATAAAGCCTCAAAATAGGGGTGGAAAAGGTAAAAATCTCACAACACTTTTAATGACGGATTTTGTTGATGAAATAAAAATCAAATAG